In Synechococcus sp. A18-25c, a single window of DNA contains:
- a CDS encoding transporter substrate-binding domain-containing protein gives MRRSLSWLRACAAALLLIGAPLNAEAEPRKTLVVGVVDEAAPCSNRVGPLYEGYAVEIWEAIASQKGWPYRFEPVPSPNAAVSMAASGEIDVGVSCLNQVPERLAVTNFSVAISSDGLAFLSPRENSYPLSALLTGMVGNGLLLRSLCWLFLVSLAGAVLLWLSYGRFRSKDVECATAQGTFIKGWMMLLMGSGTYKMSDSAGGILLVLVTNLFRLVIVSIFVGATAKTLIRESVPVDGNASEILASKLADGVAVDAQTISETWLRFKLEQLPSGAREAAKVEPISGDEQLIEVLRSGVVQHVLADSSRVNYLHNQVLSSSDRSRYAVSAQVFNSTPQGFVFGRDLPETTQRQISVAIADLRFQGVIDAMVNRNP, from the coding sequence ATGCGGCGGAGTCTCAGCTGGTTACGTGCCTGCGCTGCGGCTCTGCTGCTGATCGGTGCGCCGCTGAACGCCGAGGCGGAGCCCCGCAAGACTCTGGTGGTGGGTGTGGTGGATGAGGCGGCACCCTGTTCCAACCGCGTGGGGCCTCTGTATGAGGGCTATGCCGTTGAGATCTGGGAAGCCATCGCCTCCCAGAAGGGCTGGCCCTATCGCTTTGAGCCAGTGCCGTCACCAAATGCTGCGGTGTCGATGGCGGCGAGTGGTGAGATTGATGTGGGGGTGTCCTGCCTCAACCAGGTACCGGAGCGCCTGGCGGTGACCAATTTTTCTGTCGCCATCAGCTCTGATGGGCTGGCCTTCCTTTCCCCCCGTGAGAACAGCTACCCCCTGAGTGCGCTGCTCACAGGGATGGTGGGCAATGGCTTGCTGCTGCGTTCCTTGTGCTGGTTGTTTTTGGTGTCGCTGGCTGGGGCGGTGCTGCTGTGGTTGAGCTACGGGCGCTTCAGAAGCAAAGACGTGGAATGTGCCACAGCCCAGGGCACCTTCATCAAAGGCTGGATGATGCTGCTCATGGGCTCCGGCACCTACAAGATGAGCGACAGTGCCGGCGGCATTCTGTTGGTGCTGGTCACTAATTTGTTCCGCCTGGTGATCGTGTCGATCTTCGTGGGTGCGACGGCGAAAACACTGATCCGGGAATCGGTGCCAGTCGATGGCAACGCATCAGAGATCCTCGCCAGCAAACTTGCGGATGGGGTGGCGGTGGATGCCCAGACCATTTCCGAAACCTGGTTGCGTTTCAAGCTGGAACAGCTCCCCTCGGGGGCGCGCGAGGCAGCAAAGGTGGAACCCATCAGCGGTGATGAGCAACTGATTGAGGTGCTGCGTTCCGGAGTGGTGCAACATGTGCTGGCCGATAGCTCCCGGGTGAATTATCTGCACAATCAGGTGCTGTCTTCGTCGGATCGCTCCCGCTACGCCGTGTCAGCGCAGGTGTTCAACAGCACGCCCCAGGGCTTTGTGTTTGGCAGGGATCTACCGGAGACCACCCAGCGGCAGATCTCGGTGGCGATTGCCGATCTGCGTTTCCAGGGGGTGATCGACGCCATGGTCAACCGCAATCCCTAA
- a CDS encoding DUF3119 family protein, giving the protein MTFTPSPSEQPSSEATSVSISPSPRLALLVVLLSGALLPLPLRPWPTLVVGLFGLFLLVQTYSLRLEFTANTLVVWRGKQELRRFPYADWQSWRLFAAWMPGLFYFREVKSIHFLPILFNAKELREQLELRVGALETPKA; this is encoded by the coding sequence ATGACCTTCACACCCTCCCCCTCAGAACAGCCCAGCAGCGAGGCCACCAGCGTGAGCATCAGCCCAAGCCCGCGGCTGGCCTTGCTAGTGGTGCTGTTGAGCGGGGCTTTGCTGCCCCTGCCGCTGCGGCCTTGGCCGACCCTGGTGGTTGGCCTGTTTGGCCTGTTCCTGCTGGTTCAGACCTACAGCCTGCGGCTTGAGTTCACCGCCAACACCCTGGTGGTGTGGCGCGGTAAGCAGGAGCTGCGGCGCTTTCCCTATGCCGACTGGCAGAGCTGGCGTCTGTTCGCCGCCTGGATGCCAGGCCTGTTCTATTTCCGCGAGGTGAAGAGCATTCACTTCCTGCCGATCTTGTTCAACGCCAAGGAACTGCGCGAGCAACTGGAGCTGCGGGTGGGAGCTCTGGAAACACCCAAAGCCTGA
- a CDS encoding DUF3086 domain-containing protein — protein sequence MPDDTALTPQDATPAAEGSEDVTSEAPAPEMAAAAEPSTAIETDQTSASATGRSTTDGGHEALIQLALTDLQNRRNALQQEIEVLSQRKQALEKEMTASFAGQSDAIARKVKGFQDYLGGALQGLVQSVETMELVVQPMVVQPSPLDSEAAANADDTVAPTDGTAPAVADTFRPDEALIRANIARFLEQPDFYAEPWKLRRSLDSSDTAMLEDWFFNQGGRGAQASRGNRPRNVLVGAALIAVIGELYGDQFQTLVLAGRPERLGEWRRGLQDALGLGREDFGPSSGIVLFERGDALVERADRLEERGEVPLILIDAGERFVDIPVLQFPLWLAFAAGPGETDDDDDDLL from the coding sequence ATGCCTGACGACACCGCCCTGACGCCCCAAGACGCGACACCTGCCGCGGAGGGTTCCGAGGACGTCACCAGTGAAGCTCCAGCCCCTGAAATGGCAGCAGCGGCTGAACCATCCACAGCCATCGAAACGGACCAAACGAGCGCAAGCGCAACAGGACGATCAACCACCGACGGTGGTCACGAGGCTCTGATTCAGCTGGCCCTCACTGATCTGCAGAACCGCCGTAATGCACTGCAGCAGGAGATCGAGGTCCTGAGCCAGCGCAAGCAAGCTCTGGAGAAGGAGATGACCGCCAGCTTCGCGGGTCAGTCCGATGCGATCGCACGCAAGGTGAAGGGATTCCAGGACTACCTAGGAGGAGCCCTGCAAGGCCTGGTGCAGTCGGTGGAGACCATGGAACTGGTGGTGCAGCCCATGGTGGTGCAGCCCTCACCACTGGACTCAGAGGCCGCTGCCAACGCCGACGACACCGTTGCTCCTACCGATGGCACCGCACCGGCAGTGGCGGACACCTTTCGCCCTGATGAGGCGCTGATCCGCGCCAACATCGCGCGCTTCCTGGAGCAACCCGATTTCTACGCCGAACCCTGGAAGCTGCGCCGCAGCCTCGATTCCAGCGACACAGCGATGCTCGAAGACTGGTTCTTCAACCAGGGGGGCCGTGGCGCTCAAGCCAGCCGCGGCAACCGCCCGCGCAACGTGCTGGTGGGCGCCGCCCTGATCGCGGTGATCGGCGAGCTCTATGGCGATCAATTCCAGACGCTGGTGCTGGCTGGCAGACCGGAACGACTGGGGGAGTGGCGCCGGGGATTGCAGGATGCCCTCGGACTAGGCCGAGAAGACTTTGGCCCCAGCAGCGGCATCGTGCTGTTTGAACGGGGTGATGCTCTGGTGGAGCGCGCCGACCGACTGGAGGAACGCGGCGAGGTGCCGCTGATTCTGATCGACGCGGGCGAAAGGTTTGTCGACATCCCTGTGCTTCAGTTCCCGCTCTGGCTGGCGTTTGCGGCAGGGCCTGGCGAAACCGACGACGACGACGACGACCTGCTCTGA
- a CDS encoding MFS transporter — protein sequence MVAYGLGDAGTGLAATQLGFYLFPFFTCTAGLPAFIAGSLLTVIKVWDAINDPLIGWMSDHTQSRWGPRIPWILGAALPLGISLSAMWWVPEGTTLQRTFYYVVMAILLMTAYTSVNLPYAALSTELTSDTAIRTRLNAARFTGSIVAGLSGLIVASLVLTDGADGYLRMGRITGTIATLATLACCWGLAPYAKKSARPINQAEPPLAQLKRIRSNPRFLMVLGLYLALWFGLQLMQVVALIWLVQVVHVPPNLSTWILLPFQLSALLGLQLWSLLSNRRGRLVALRWGAGLWIVACLISMVFPAMQHGGTPAELTPLIGLIALVGIGASTAYLIPWSLLPDAIDADPTRPAGLYTAWMVLGQKLIIGVSMSVFGGLLSLTGYISSASCEGAMNFIEQPASALFAIRMSMGLIPAILVGIGLLVMRRWPNRGAHLQRT from the coding sequence ATGGTTGCGTACGGACTGGGAGATGCCGGCACAGGATTGGCCGCGACGCAGCTGGGGTTTTACCTGTTCCCATTCTTCACATGTACGGCGGGCCTACCGGCTTTCATTGCCGGCTCGCTGCTGACGGTGATCAAGGTGTGGGATGCCATCAACGACCCGCTGATCGGCTGGATGAGCGACCACACCCAAAGCCGCTGGGGGCCGCGCATCCCCTGGATTCTCGGGGCTGCACTACCGCTGGGCATCAGCCTGTCGGCGATGTGGTGGGTTCCGGAGGGAACCACCCTGCAGCGCACCTTTTACTACGTGGTGATGGCCATCTTGCTGATGACGGCTTACACGAGCGTCAACCTGCCCTACGCAGCGCTCTCGACTGAACTCACTAGCGACACCGCCATCCGCACCCGCCTGAACGCGGCCCGTTTCACCGGCTCCATCGTGGCTGGACTCAGCGGGTTGATCGTGGCCTCATTGGTGCTCACTGATGGGGCGGATGGTTATCTGCGCATGGGGCGGATTACTGGCACCATTGCCACCCTCGCCACCCTGGCCTGCTGCTGGGGTCTGGCCCCCTACGCCAAGAAATCAGCGCGGCCAATCAACCAGGCGGAGCCGCCACTGGCGCAGCTCAAGCGCATCCGCTCCAATCCCCGTTTTCTAATGGTGCTGGGGCTGTATCTGGCGCTCTGGTTCGGCCTGCAGCTGATGCAGGTGGTGGCCTTGATCTGGCTGGTGCAGGTGGTGCACGTTCCCCCGAATCTCTCCACCTGGATCCTGCTGCCCTTCCAGTTGAGTGCCCTGCTGGGCCTGCAGCTGTGGAGCCTGCTCTCCAACAGGCGAGGGCGCCTGGTGGCCCTGCGCTGGGGCGCGGGCCTGTGGATCGTGGCCTGCCTAATCTCGATGGTGTTCCCAGCCATGCAGCACGGCGGTACCCCGGCTGAATTGACTCCGCTGATCGGTCTGATTGCGCTGGTGGGCATCGGCGCCTCGACCGCCTATCTGATCCCTTGGTCACTGCTGCCAGACGCCATTGACGCCGATCCCACCCGACCGGCCGGGCTTTACACCGCCTGGATGGTGCTCGGCCAGAAACTGATCATCGGCGTGAGCATGAGCGTGTTCGGTGGGTTGTTGTCGCTGACCGGCTACATCTCCAGTGCGAGCTGCGAAGGCGCCATGAACTTCATCGAGCAGCCGGCCTCAGCACTGTTCGCCATCCGCATGAGCATGGGGCTGATTCCCGCCATCCTGGTAGGCATTGGCCTCCTGGTGATGCGTCGCTGGCCCAACCGCGGCGCCCATCTGCAACGCACATGA
- a CDS encoding response regulator transcription factor, whose amino-acid sequence MDLSDRIPSLQQRSRQGYSLLKRSRTAIASADRVLLASWMSWFEGQGPLVAACTSEDDCLERLQSSGANLLLCTDNLEGGSGTNLVRRARKNHPDLKVLMLLQRPIPRTILDAIDARCHGLCSAEATGTGTVAAALTAIDTDGHYIDPLISGVLHHSRLRRSGQQTPLQELTMREEDVLRGLCRGMTNQEIADALVVSIETVKSHVSSLLRKLPARDRTTAVVTAFREGLVQVPTRPPRWT is encoded by the coding sequence GTGGATCTCAGCGATCGGATCCCCTCACTGCAGCAGCGCTCTCGCCAGGGTTACAGCCTGCTCAAGCGCAGTCGTACCGCCATCGCCAGCGCCGACCGCGTGCTCCTTGCCAGCTGGATGAGCTGGTTTGAAGGGCAGGGTCCTTTGGTGGCGGCCTGCACCAGCGAAGACGACTGCCTGGAGAGACTGCAAAGCAGCGGCGCCAACCTGCTGCTCTGCACTGACAACCTCGAAGGCGGTAGTGGCACCAACCTGGTACGCCGCGCTCGGAAGAACCACCCGGACCTCAAGGTGCTGATGCTGCTTCAACGGCCGATCCCGCGCACGATTCTTGATGCGATCGATGCTCGCTGCCACGGTCTCTGCTCCGCGGAAGCCACCGGCACCGGCACGGTGGCAGCGGCTCTCACGGCCATTGATACCGATGGGCATTACATCGACCCTCTGATCAGCGGCGTGCTGCACCACAGCCGCTTGCGCCGCAGTGGCCAGCAGACGCCGCTCCAGGAGCTAACCATGCGAGAGGAAGACGTGCTGCGTGGCCTTTGCCGAGGCATGACCAACCAGGAAATCGCCGATGCCCTCGTGGTCTCGATCGAAACCGTGAAAAGTCACGTGAGCAGCCTGCTGCGCAAGCTGCCGGCCCGGGATCGCACCACAGCGGTGGTGACCGCATTTCGTGAGGGGCTGGTGCAGGTGCCCACCAGACCGCCGCGCTGGACCTAG
- a CDS encoding DUF1825 family protein, which produces MAFFDSDIVQEEAKRLFGDYQQLMQLGSDYGKFDREGKKKFIDTMEELMERYRVFMKRFELSEDFQAKLTVEQLRTQLGQFGITPEQMFDQMNQTLERMKSQLDQPPS; this is translated from the coding sequence ATGGCGTTCTTCGACTCGGACATCGTTCAGGAGGAGGCCAAGCGGCTGTTCGGCGACTACCAGCAGCTGATGCAGCTGGGCTCGGACTACGGCAAGTTCGACCGGGAGGGCAAGAAGAAATTCATCGACACGATGGAGGAGCTGATGGAGCGCTACCGGGTGTTCATGAAGCGCTTCGAGTTGTCGGAAGACTTCCAGGCCAAGCTCACCGTGGAGCAGCTGCGCACTCAGCTCGGCCAGTTCGGGATCACCCCTGAACAGATGTTTGATCAGATGAATCAGACGCTCGAGCGGATGAAGAGTCAATTGGATCAGCCCCCTAGCTGA
- the plsY gene encoding glycerol-3-phosphate 1-O-acyltransferase PlsY: MPFLALLLGYLLGSLPCGYLAGRWCKGIDLRTIGSGSTGATNVLRNVGKGPALVVFLLDVAKGAAAVLLAGALTATHPLNDWIQVLAGLAALAGHIWPVWLGFKGGKAVATGLGLFLGLAWPVGLACFGVFLAVFSLSKIVSLASVVAAISLPLLMATGSGSNANLLVALVAMALVLWRHRSNIQRLINGTEPKVGQKS, encoded by the coding sequence ATGCCCTTCCTCGCACTGCTGCTGGGCTACCTGCTCGGCTCCCTGCCCTGCGGCTATCTGGCCGGTCGTTGGTGCAAAGGAATCGACCTGCGCACGATCGGGTCCGGCTCCACCGGCGCCACCAACGTGCTGCGCAACGTGGGCAAGGGTCCGGCGCTGGTGGTGTTCCTGCTGGATGTGGCCAAAGGTGCCGCTGCCGTGCTGCTGGCTGGTGCCCTGACTGCGACCCATCCACTGAACGACTGGATTCAGGTGCTCGCGGGCTTAGCGGCCTTGGCTGGACACATCTGGCCGGTGTGGCTGGGCTTCAAGGGCGGCAAGGCGGTGGCCACGGGGCTGGGCTTGTTCCTGGGCCTGGCCTGGCCGGTGGGGCTGGCCTGCTTCGGGGTGTTTCTTGCCGTGTTCAGCCTCAGCAAAATCGTTTCACTCGCCAGCGTGGTGGCCGCGATCAGCCTTCCGCTGCTGATGGCCACCGGTTCCGGCAGCAACGCCAACCTGCTGGTGGCATTGGTGGCAATGGCGTTGGTGCTCTGGCGCCACCGCAGCAACATCCAGCGGCTGATCAATGGCACCGAACCCAAAGTGGGCCAGAAGTCTTGA
- a CDS encoding GIY-YIG nuclease family protein has product MAAAPRQGDLFNQAAAGASDQQAAALTLTADQLRSWQERVHRAQAPLFEAKAQVDSQGSLFGAVSAPAEDIQPLSLNPLPLSFWRWPESPHQGAALYWVMDRPDHLDLPILLYLGETKAADRRWKGEHDCKAYLAAYQEACASCGLSCSPSIRFWGDVPQGTRARRQLEQTLIRRWQPPFNKEMRDRWATPFQAD; this is encoded by the coding sequence ATGGCTGCTGCTCCGCGCCAGGGCGACCTGTTCAATCAAGCAGCTGCCGGCGCATCCGATCAGCAGGCGGCTGCCCTCACACTCACCGCTGACCAACTGCGCAGCTGGCAAGAGCGGGTGCATCGCGCCCAAGCCCCGTTGTTTGAGGCCAAGGCCCAGGTCGACAGCCAGGGCAGCTTGTTCGGGGCGGTCAGCGCTCCGGCGGAAGACATTCAACCGCTGAGCCTGAATCCCCTCCCCCTCAGTTTCTGGCGCTGGCCGGAGAGTCCCCACCAGGGGGCCGCTCTCTACTGGGTGATGGACCGCCCGGACCATCTCGACCTTCCCATCCTTCTTTATCTAGGCGAAACCAAGGCCGCCGATCGCCGCTGGAAGGGCGAACACGATTGCAAGGCCTATCTGGCGGCGTACCAGGAAGCCTGCGCCAGCTGCGGACTGAGCTGCAGCCCCAGCATCCGCTTCTGGGGGGATGTTCCCCAAGGGACCCGAGCACGACGGCAACTGGAACAGACGTTGATCAGGCGCTGGCAGCCTCCGTTCAACAAGGAAATGCGCGACCGCTGGGCCACCCCCTTCCAAGCCGACTGA
- a CDS encoding DUF6782 family putative metallopeptidase translates to MSAAAGIALLTLIAQMESAGQTRVLLFDDCPAGLEGFYAPSRNRIGLCRNNHNSDAALTSTLLHEAMHRLQHCRQPELAAQLDVEQRVDALEEEARALQRWSDQDPNTAAAWMRQRLKEQCSDRPRKLSKASLE, encoded by the coding sequence TTGAGTGCAGCAGCCGGCATCGCCCTGCTCACCCTGATCGCCCAGATGGAAAGCGCCGGCCAGACGCGCGTCCTGCTATTCGACGACTGCCCTGCTGGCCTGGAGGGCTTCTACGCCCCATCGCGCAACCGTATCGGCCTCTGCCGCAACAACCACAACAGCGATGCAGCGCTCACCAGCACGCTGCTGCATGAAGCCATGCACCGGCTGCAGCATTGCCGTCAACCGGAACTGGCCGCGCAACTGGATGTTGAGCAGCGTGTCGACGCCCTGGAGGAGGAGGCCAGAGCTTTGCAGCGCTGGAGCGACCAAGATCCCAACACGGCTGCCGCTTGGATGCGACAGCGGCTGAAGGAGCAGTGCTCGGATCGGCCAAGAAAGCTGAGCAAGGCGTCGTTGGAGTGA
- the tyrS gene encoding tyrosine--tRNA ligase: MATTPSLPAWLSRGMADLFPSGDPGDADESLAARLAQAEAGGRPLRIKLGIDPTGSNIHLGHSILFRKLRAFQDAGHTAVLIIGDFTARIGDPTGKSATRVQLTKEQVAANASTYLRQLGQDQPKETALLDFETPGRLEVRYNSEWLESMDLPAVIGLLGTGTVGQMLAKDDFSKRYSSGTPIALHEFLYPLLQGYDSVAVNADVELGGTDQKFNVAMGRDLQRRFDKGTQFGLLLPILVGLDGVQKMSKSLGNVVGLEEDPLSMYSKLEKVGDAAINDYVTLLTDLDLASLPENPREKQKAMALAVTASRHGLAAASKAQSDAASLVGVGGDAAADVPEASLAQVNFPAKAFYLLSAVGICASSSEARRQIKGGAARLEGQKLTDPNQEFASAAELEGKVLQLGKKTFRRLMA; the protein is encoded by the coding sequence ATGGCCACGACCCCATCCCTGCCGGCTTGGTTGTCGCGTGGCATGGCTGATCTGTTCCCTTCCGGCGACCCCGGTGATGCGGACGAATCCCTTGCGGCGCGGCTGGCGCAGGCCGAGGCCGGAGGTCGGCCGCTGCGCATCAAGCTGGGCATCGACCCCACCGGCAGCAACATCCATCTGGGCCACAGCATCCTGTTCCGCAAGTTGCGGGCCTTCCAGGACGCCGGTCACACCGCGGTGCTGATCATCGGTGACTTCACAGCGCGGATCGGCGACCCCACTGGCAAGAGCGCCACTCGGGTGCAACTCACCAAGGAGCAGGTGGCTGCCAATGCCTCCACCTACCTGCGTCAGCTGGGGCAGGACCAGCCCAAGGAGACGGCGCTGCTGGATTTCGAGACGCCAGGCCGTCTGGAGGTCCGCTACAACTCCGAATGGCTGGAGAGCATGGATCTGCCTGCGGTGATCGGCCTTCTGGGCACCGGTACCGTGGGTCAGATGTTGGCCAAGGACGACTTCTCCAAGCGCTATAGCAGCGGCACGCCGATTGCCTTGCATGAATTCCTTTACCCGCTGCTGCAGGGCTATGACTCGGTGGCGGTGAACGCGGATGTGGAGTTGGGCGGCACCGATCAAAAGTTCAACGTGGCCATGGGCCGCGACCTGCAGCGCCGCTTCGACAAGGGCACCCAGTTCGGGTTGTTGCTGCCGATTCTGGTGGGTCTGGACGGCGTGCAGAAGATGAGCAAAAGCCTCGGCAACGTGGTGGGGCTGGAGGAGGATCCGTTGTCGATGTACTCCAAGCTGGAGAAGGTCGGCGATGCGGCCATCAACGACTACGTCACGTTGCTGACCGATCTGGATCTGGCCTCCCTACCGGAAAACCCGCGCGAGAAGCAGAAGGCGATGGCTCTGGCAGTGACGGCCAGCCGCCACGGACTGGCTGCGGCCAGCAAGGCACAGAGCGATGCAGCCTCCCTGGTGGGTGTCGGCGGTGATGCCGCTGCCGATGTGCCGGAGGCGTCGCTGGCGCAGGTGAACTTCCCCGCCAAAGCGTTTTATCTGCTCAGTGCCGTGGGCATCTGCGCCAGCAGCAGTGAGGCACGCCGCCAGATCAAAGGTGGTGCTGCCCGTCTGGAGGGGCAGAAGCTCACCGACCCCAACCAAGAGTTTGCTTCAGCGGCCGAGCTGGAGGGCAAGGTGCTGCAGCTCGGCAAGAAGACCTTCCGGCGGCTGATGGCCTGA
- the pyrF gene encoding orotidine-5'-phosphate decarboxylase, whose translation MAPLLSANPADRIIVALDGMALEQALAFAGQVDGLCWVKVGLELFVQAGPEVVAQLREQGLRVFLDLKFHDIPATMAGACRRAAALGAELITVHACAGSEALQAAQAAAIEGAQGAGQPAPTLLAVTVLTSWEEQRLQRELAIAQGIAERVPALAQLSATAGIGGCVCSPLEVEALRAQHPEPFALVTPGIRPKGSAVGDQARVMGPAEAVAAGASQLVIGRPITKAEDPSAAFGQCCSELIA comes from the coding sequence TTGGCTCCGTTGCTTTCTGCGAATCCCGCCGATCGGATCATCGTGGCCCTCGATGGCATGGCACTCGAGCAGGCGCTGGCTTTTGCCGGCCAGGTGGATGGGCTGTGCTGGGTGAAGGTGGGCCTGGAGCTCTTTGTCCAGGCCGGCCCGGAGGTGGTGGCGCAGCTGCGCGAGCAAGGGCTGCGGGTGTTTCTTGATCTCAAATTCCACGACATCCCGGCCACGATGGCCGGTGCTTGCCGGAGAGCGGCGGCTCTGGGGGCCGAGCTGATCACGGTGCATGCCTGCGCCGGCAGCGAAGCGCTCCAGGCGGCTCAGGCCGCGGCGATAGAAGGGGCACAAGGTGCTGGCCAACCCGCCCCCACATTGCTGGCGGTGACGGTGCTCACCAGCTGGGAGGAGCAAAGATTGCAACGGGAACTCGCCATCGCCCAGGGAATCGCCGAACGGGTGCCGGCGTTGGCGCAGCTGTCGGCAACTGCTGGGATCGGCGGTTGTGTGTGTTCACCCTTGGAGGTTGAGGCATTGCGGGCCCAGCACCCCGAGCCGTTTGCGTTGGTGACGCCAGGTATTCGCCCGAAAGGCTCTGCTGTGGGTGATCAGGCCCGTGTGATGGGGCCTGCTGAAGCGGTTGCAGCGGGGGCCAGTCAGCTGGTGATCGGCCGGCCGATCACCAAGGCCGAAGATCCCAGTGCTGCCTTTGGCCAATGTTGCTCTGAACTGATCGCTTAG
- a CDS encoding cupin domain-containing protein: MLPRIVHPEQLQGFRLHAQDHCRLALLSAPADGDDDRGSGEAMSLFLEIHDPCDRVPPHSHHRSAEFYFVLRGTVLFHIDDRSITAHTGDFVVVPADAAHDFENPGPDRLYLLTVLNRDEGFSELVKCGIPTALDPEDLEVLRNL; encoded by the coding sequence ATGCTGCCGCGCATCGTTCACCCCGAGCAGCTCCAGGGCTTTCGCTTGCACGCACAGGATCACTGCCGCCTGGCTCTGCTCAGTGCACCCGCCGATGGCGACGACGATCGCGGCTCCGGCGAAGCGATGAGCCTGTTTCTAGAGATCCACGACCCCTGCGACCGGGTGCCGCCCCACAGCCATCACCGCTCCGCCGAGTTCTATTTCGTGCTGCGCGGCACGGTGCTGTTTCACATCGACGATCGCTCCATCACCGCCCACACCGGAGACTTTGTGGTGGTGCCGGCCGATGCTGCCCATGATTTCGAGAACCCTGGCCCCGATCGCCTTTATCTGCTCACGGTGCTCAACCGTGATGAAGGTTTTTCCGAGCTAGTGAAATGTGGCATTCCCACGGCCCTTGACCCAGAAGATTTGGAGGTGCTGCGCAACCTCTGA
- a CDS encoding ABC transporter permease, translating to MKSPRWLNRLGSSLIIGGQAVTATARGRINTIDLLDQLQEAGPGSFLIVIITALAAGTVFNIQVAKELNSMGANATVGGVLAIGLAREIAPLLTATLLTGKVATAYAAQLGTMKVTEQIDAITMLRTDPVEYLVVPRLIAMVVMAPVQCLLFFGVAILGGQISSTEIYQIPPEVFWNSVRTWLSPEDLPFMLVKALIFGLQIAVLSCGWGMTTQGGPKEVGTSTTGAVVMILVTVALMDVLLTQLLFG from the coding sequence CTGAAATCACCCCGCTGGCTGAACCGTCTGGGCAGCAGCCTGATCATCGGTGGCCAGGCAGTGACGGCTACCGCGCGAGGGCGGATCAACACGATCGACTTGCTCGATCAACTGCAAGAAGCCGGACCCGGCAGTTTTCTGATCGTGATCATCACCGCCCTGGCCGCGGGGACGGTGTTCAACATCCAGGTGGCCAAGGAACTGAACAGCATGGGCGCCAACGCCACCGTGGGCGGCGTGCTGGCCATCGGCCTGGCACGGGAGATCGCGCCGCTGCTCACCGCCACGCTGCTGACAGGCAAGGTGGCCACCGCCTATGCAGCGCAGCTGGGCACGATGAAGGTGACCGAGCAGATCGACGCCATCACAATGCTGCGCACCGATCCGGTGGAATACCTCGTCGTGCCCCGCCTGATCGCGATGGTGGTGATGGCACCGGTGCAGTGCCTGCTGTTCTTCGGGGTCGCGATCCTGGGCGGCCAGATCAGCAGCACCGAGATCTATCAAATCCCTCCAGAGGTGTTCTGGAACTCGGTGCGCACCTGGCTGTCACCGGAAGATCTCCCATTCATGCTGGTGAAGGCCCTGATCTTTGGCCTGCAAATTGCGGTGCTCTCCTGCGGCTGGGGCATGACCACGCAGGGCGGCCCCAAGGAAGTGGGCACCAGCACCACCGGCGCAGTGGTGATGATCTTGGTGACCGTCGCCCTGATGGACGTCCTGCTCACGCAACTCCTATTCGGCTGA